A region from the Enterobacter roggenkampii genome encodes:
- a CDS encoding FecCD family ABC transporter permease: MTTAVLQARQSLVLTTSCLLAFVLLFLVIALSVSVGELSIPLDNVFFAISNKMGLTDVPLTRIYESVIWDFRLSRALVAACCGAGLAICGAVLQSLLKNALAEPYVLGVSAGASTGAVSVVVLGIGTGAVSLSAGAFAGAFAAFAFVAFLTNGARGGNERTILAGVAASQLFNAITAYTISTSASAQQARDVMFWLLGSFSGVRWPEFQLALVVVLIGLAVCLYYSRALDAFTFGDDAAASLGIAVPWVRLALFTTTALITATIVSMAGSIGFVGLVVPHVMRFLFGPLHRTLLIASALAGAILMVLADIASRMLIAPQSLPVGVVTALVGVPFFAVIIYRSRNK, translated from the coding sequence ATGACCACCGCTGTCCTTCAGGCCAGGCAGAGCCTGGTTCTGACGACCTCGTGTTTGCTCGCCTTTGTCCTGCTATTTCTGGTTATCGCGCTGAGCGTCAGCGTCGGCGAGCTGTCCATCCCGCTGGATAACGTGTTTTTCGCCATCAGCAATAAAATGGGGCTCACCGATGTTCCGCTCACTCGCATCTATGAGAGCGTGATCTGGGACTTCCGCCTGAGCCGCGCGCTGGTGGCGGCCTGCTGCGGCGCAGGTCTGGCCATCTGCGGGGCCGTATTGCAGAGCCTGCTGAAGAACGCGCTGGCGGAACCCTACGTGCTCGGCGTGTCCGCGGGCGCATCGACCGGGGCGGTTTCTGTCGTCGTATTGGGGATCGGCACCGGTGCGGTGTCGCTCTCTGCCGGAGCCTTTGCCGGGGCGTTCGCCGCGTTTGCGTTTGTCGCGTTTCTGACGAACGGGGCGCGCGGCGGGAATGAACGTACGATTCTGGCAGGCGTCGCCGCCTCACAGCTTTTTAACGCCATTACCGCCTACACCATTAGCACCTCCGCCAGTGCCCAGCAGGCGCGCGACGTGATGTTCTGGCTGCTGGGCAGCTTCAGCGGCGTACGCTGGCCTGAATTCCAGCTGGCACTGGTCGTGGTGCTGATTGGGTTAGCCGTGTGCCTCTACTATTCCCGGGCGCTGGATGCCTTTACGTTCGGCGATGACGCCGCGGCGTCGCTGGGCATTGCAGTCCCCTGGGTGCGCCTGGCGCTCTTTACCACCACCGCGCTGATTACCGCAACCATCGTCAGCATGGCGGGGTCAATCGGCTTTGTCGGGCTGGTGGTGCCGCACGTCATGCGTTTCCTGTTCGGGCCGCTGCACCGCACGCTGCTGATTGCCAGCGCGCTGGCAGGCGCGATCCTGATGGTGCTGGCAGACATTGCCTCACGCATGCTGATTGCGCCGCAAAGCCTGCCCGTCGGCGTGGTCACCGCGCTGGTTGGCGTTCCGTTCTTTGCCGTGATTATCTACCGCTCAAGGAATAAGTGA
- a CDS encoding ABC transporter ATP-binding protein: protein MSICAENITWKVGKKVIVNDVSLKVSRGETVGLLGPNGCGKSSLLRILAGLRRPDAGCVTLDGQDISRIAKKQLARRVAFVEQHGMTDANMRVRDVVKLGRIPHHSAFSNWSTHDDETVTAALQRVDMLDKSDQGWLSLSGGERQRVHIARALAQTPTEILLDEPTNHLDIHHQMQLMQLISELPVTSIVAIHDLNHASMFCDSLIVMQKGQIVATGTPQDILSESLLWDVFRVKTKIEISPFHGKKHIHFIV, encoded by the coding sequence ATGAGCATCTGCGCTGAAAATATTACCTGGAAGGTCGGCAAAAAAGTCATCGTTAATGACGTCTCGCTGAAGGTTTCCCGGGGCGAAACGGTAGGACTGCTTGGCCCTAACGGCTGCGGTAAATCGTCTCTTTTACGTATCCTCGCGGGGCTGCGTCGCCCGGATGCGGGCTGTGTGACGCTGGACGGCCAGGACATCTCTCGTATTGCCAAAAAGCAGCTGGCCCGCCGGGTCGCCTTCGTGGAGCAGCACGGCATGACTGACGCCAACATGCGCGTGCGCGACGTGGTCAAACTCGGGCGGATTCCGCACCACTCCGCCTTTTCCAACTGGAGCACGCACGATGACGAAACCGTCACCGCCGCTCTGCAGCGCGTGGATATGCTGGATAAAAGCGACCAGGGGTGGCTGAGCCTCTCCGGCGGTGAGCGCCAGCGCGTCCACATTGCCCGCGCGCTGGCCCAGACCCCGACGGAAATCCTGCTGGATGAACCAACAAACCACCTGGACATTCATCATCAGATGCAGTTGATGCAGTTGATCAGCGAATTACCGGTCACCAGCATTGTCGCTATCCACGATCTCAACCACGCCTCGATGTTCTGCGACTCGCTGATTGTGATGCAGAAAGGGCAAATTGTGGCGACGGGGACACCGCAGGACATCCTGTCCGAGTCGTTGCTCTGGGACGTCTTCCGGGTCAAAACCAAAATCGAGATCTCGCCGTTCCATGGCAAAAAACACATTCACTTTATCGTTTAG
- a CDS encoding MDR family MFS transporter, with product MPLRPATTLWPPVLLGSQFVFNIGFYAVVPFLAIFLRDDMLLSGGLIGLILGLRTFSQQGMFIVGGALSDRFGAKIVILSGCIIRVAGYLLLALGESLWPIILGACLTGVGGALFSPSIEALLAKAGTHSEAKGKRSRAEWFALFAVCGELGAVLGPVAGALLTGLGFRQVALAGAGVFLVALVVLYFCLPASRHAARTLKLVPWWTTFRQPRFVAFIIAYSSWLLSYNQLYLALPVEIQRAGGNEKDLGPLFMLASVLIVALQLPLARFARRVGAVRILPVGFLFLSAAFASVAMFAPTAPPEGWLRLLPSVCFVTLLTLGQMLLVPSAKDLVPRFAEESTLGAHYGALATAGGIAVLAGNLLFGSLLDRALVPSTQAMLPWLLLALFPLCSALALNVICRPLRS from the coding sequence ATGCCCCTTCGCCCTGCCACCACGCTCTGGCCGCCCGTTTTACTGGGTAGCCAGTTTGTTTTTAACATCGGCTTTTACGCCGTTGTCCCCTTCCTGGCGATATTCCTGCGCGACGATATGCTGCTCTCCGGCGGGCTGATCGGGCTGATCCTCGGCCTGCGCACGTTCTCTCAGCAGGGGATGTTTATCGTCGGCGGCGCGCTCTCGGACCGGTTTGGCGCGAAAATCGTTATCCTGAGCGGGTGCATTATTCGCGTCGCGGGGTATCTGCTGCTGGCGCTTGGAGAATCGCTGTGGCCGATTATTCTGGGCGCGTGCCTGACGGGGGTGGGCGGCGCGCTGTTTTCTCCCTCTATTGAGGCATTGCTGGCGAAAGCGGGCACGCACAGCGAGGCGAAAGGTAAACGAAGCCGGGCGGAGTGGTTCGCGCTCTTTGCAGTCTGCGGGGAACTCGGTGCGGTACTGGGCCCGGTTGCCGGCGCCCTGCTCACCGGCCTGGGCTTTCGCCAGGTGGCGCTGGCGGGCGCTGGAGTCTTTCTCGTTGCGCTGGTGGTTCTCTACTTTTGCCTGCCCGCGTCACGCCACGCCGCGCGGACGCTAAAGCTCGTTCCCTGGTGGACGACGTTCCGCCAGCCCCGCTTTGTCGCCTTTATCATTGCCTATAGCTCGTGGCTTTTAAGCTATAACCAGCTCTATCTGGCGCTGCCGGTAGAGATCCAGCGCGCCGGCGGTAACGAGAAAGATCTCGGCCCGCTTTTTATGCTGGCCTCTGTACTGATTGTTGCTTTACAGCTGCCGCTGGCGCGTTTCGCCCGGCGCGTGGGCGCGGTGAGGATCCTGCCGGTGGGCTTTTTATTCCTCTCCGCCGCCTTTGCAAGCGTGGCAATGTTTGCGCCGACGGCACCGCCTGAGGGCTGGCTGCGCCTGCTGCCGTCGGTCTGTTTCGTGACGCTGTTGACGCTGGGACAGATGCTGCTGGTACCCTCAGCTAAGGACCTGGTCCCCCGGTTTGCCGAGGAGTCCACGCTGGGGGCGCACTACGGCGCACTCGCCACCGCCGGAGGCATTGCGGTACTGGCCGGAAATTTGCTGTTTGGCAGCCTGCTGGATCGCGCGCTGGTGCCCTCAACGCAGGCGATGCTCCCCTGGCTGCTGCTGGCCCTCTTCCCGCTCTGCAGCGCGCTGGCCCTTAACGTGATTTGCCGCCCGCTCAGAAGCTGA